The following coding sequences lie in one Ictalurus furcatus strain D&B chromosome 7, Billie_1.0, whole genome shotgun sequence genomic window:
- the LOC128610363 gene encoding Fc receptor-like protein 5, whose protein sequence is MNYNSGEFTCRGWRSSDSQRSEISDAVTLTVSDAAEAVVSVSPLRWLTEGDSVTLSCEVKHSSTGWTFSWYTEVPSRDSQGSLRYSTALLSDSSRGSGGSYTLSPVTVNHTGVYMCSAERGEPVFHTRDSNLQPLCITASESPPVSLIINPSRTQHFTADSLSLSCEDQSDSTGWTVRGYTHSETVSDCSSVSGSTCNISSLSTSHTGVYWCQSESGGRSNPVNITVHNGHVILDSPVHPVTEGHPLTLHCLSRNSKTSASGVDFYKDGSVLQNKTTGEMTISTVSKSDEGFYHCKHPERGESPKSWVSVRVLSDGKAPLSVLKLLSSAVAASPYVLVTIILAVKCYRARSKTSQCSSLAIKLNPDI, encoded by the exons ATGAATTATAACAGTGGTGAATTCACCTGCAGAGGGTGGAGAAGCAGTGACTCTCAGAGATCAGAGAtcagtgatgctgttacactcactgtatcag ATGCAGCAGAGGCAGTAGTGAGTGTGTCTCCACTGCGCTGGCTGACTGAAGGAGACTCAGTGACTCTAAGCTGTGAGGTTAAACACTCCTCTACAGGCTGGACATTCAGCTGGTACACAGAGGTTCCCTCCAGAGACAGTCAGGGTTCCCTCAGGTACAGTACAGCGCTCCTCtcagacagcagcagaggatCTGGAGGCTCCTACACTCTCAGTCCTGTTACTGTGAATCACACAGGAGTTTATATGTGCAGCgcagagagaggagaaccaGTCTTTCACACACGGGACAGCAACCTACAGCCACTGTGCATTACTG CAA gtgaatCTCCTCCAGTGTCTCTGATCATCAATCCCAGCAGAACTCAACACTTTActgctgactctctctcactgagctgTGAGGACCAGAGTGACTCTACTGGATGGACAGTgagaggatacacacacagtgagacagtgtcTGATTGTTCATCAGTTTCAGGATCTACATGTAACATCAGCTCCctctctacatcacacactggAGTTTACTGGTGTCAGTCTGAATCTGGAGGACGCAGTAATCCTGTCAACATCACAGTGCACA ATGGTCATGTGATCCTGGACAGTCCTGTCCATCCTGTGACTGAGGGACATCCTCTGACTTTACATTGTTTATCTCGCAACTCAAAGACTTCAGCTTCTGGTGTTGATTTCTATAAAGATGGTTCCGTCCTGCAGAACAAGACTACAGGAGAGATGACCATCAGTACTGTCTCAAAGTCAGATGAAGGTTTCTACCACTGTAAACacccagagagaggagagtcacCGAAAAGCTGGGTTTCAGTCAGAG TTCTATCAGATGGAAAAGCTCCACTGTCGGTACTGAAGCTCCTCAGCAGTGCAGTAGCGGCCTCTCCGTATGTGCTGGTGACCATCATTCTGGCAGTGAAGTGTTACAGAGCTCGAAGTAAGACCTCACAGTGTTCTTCATTAGCCATAAAATTAAACCCTGACATTTAA
- the LOC128610360 gene encoding LOW QUALITY PROTEIN: Fc receptor-like protein 3 (The sequence of the model RefSeq protein was modified relative to this genomic sequence to represent the inferred CDS: deleted 1 base in 1 codon; substituted 1 base at 1 genomic stop codon), producing the protein MTLFSFVFLKKRNKSALHHILCSSSLFSAYFTYPSRTSSSSVXTSSVCEAEFTQIFRGEKVTLTCRISGGNGPYYWNKDGGYSHSSAENYYTIKVDRSHKYRCYGSVDGRTSTGSNEVTLSVIERPKAILTLQPDGQIFSGQEVTFTCQIRGHADTEWMYHWYKDGVQIFFYTESRKYSFTAVESLSAKYTCSGRRRNDSQTSETSNAVTLTVSEKPKPELTPSREGAVLKGNPVTLYCTLKLQSAGWKFYWIKNTQSTETETETETETDYYIKTYSSVRVSDGGQYRCRAGRGNPVYYTHYSDALWVNVTESPKAVVTIKPDKHVFRGETVTLRCEMQGGGDTEWKYSWYKKDNTFYPTTQEFSFSSVINYDSGKYTCRGRRSSDSQRSEISDAVTLTVSDAAEAVVSVSPLRWLTEGDSVTLSCEVKHSSTGWTFSWYTEVPSRDSQGSLRYSTVLLSDSSRGSGGSYTLSPVTVNHRGVYMCSAERGESVFHTQFSNLQPLWITGEFPPVSLIINPSRTQHFTADSLSLSCEDQRDSTGWTARRYTHSERVSDCSSVSGSTCNISFLSTSHTGVYWCQSESGGRSNPVNITVHHGHVILDSPVHPVTEGHPLTLHCLSRNSKTSASGVDFYKDGSVLQKKTTGEMTISTVSKSDEGFYHCKHPERGESPKSWVSVRDSGPGSSIDIVFVGLSLALLFIILLLILFWWHKSYKGKDRDVQQNSNQTPGQNPSQSGAEDSQSAYTPLQTGNVHIYATVENASKSDAAAELSGAIYTKVMKKKEPHNNKNDDAGPSDVTYTELELKPQKKTKKNQVKASVEYETVYSQLKQNP; encoded by the exons ATGACATTGTTCTCATTTGTcttcttaaagaaaagaaacaagtcaGCGTTACATCATATTCTCTGTTCCTCTTCCCTTTTTAGTGCTTATTTCACTTATCCGAGTCGGACAAGCTCAAG CAGCGTTTAAACCAGTTCTGTCTGTGAAGCCGAATTCACC CAAATATTCAGAGGAGAGAAGGTTACACTCACATGTAGGATTTCAGGAGGAAATGGACCGTACTACTGGAACAAAGATGGTGGTTATAGTCACAGTTCTGCTGAAAATTACTACACTATAAAAGTAGATCGGAGTCACAAATACAGATGTTACGGGTCTGTTGATGGACGGACATCAACAGGGAGTAATGAAGTGACTCTCTCAGTGATAG AGAGACCAAAAGCCATTCTGACTCTGCAGCCTGATGGACAGATATTCAGTGGACAGGAAGTCACTTTCACATGTCAAATACGAGGACATGCAGACACTGAGTGGATGTACCACTGGTATAAAGATGGTGTCCAAATATTCTTCTACACTGAGAGCAGGAAATATTCATTCACTGCTGTAGAGTCTCTCAGCGCTAAATACACCTGCAGTGGACGGAGAAGAAACGACTCTCAGACCTCAGAGACCAGCAACGCTGTTACACTCActgtgtcag AAAAACCTAAACCTGAACTCACACCAAGTCGTGAAGGAGCTGTACTGAAAGGAAACCCAGTGACTCTGTACTGTACACTGAAGCTGCAGTCTGCTGGATGGAAGTTTTACTGgatcaaaaacacacagagcactgagactgagactgaaactgaaactgaaacagacTACTACATTAAAACATACAGCTCAGTTAGAGTCTCTGATGGGGGtcagtacaggtgcagagctggaagaggaaacccagtctactacacacactacagtgatgCACTCTGGGTAAATGTTACTG AGAGTCCTAAAGCTGTGGTGACCATAAAGCCTGATAAACATGTGTTCAGAGGAGAGACTGTGACTCTCAGATGTGAAATGCAGGGAGGAGGAGACACTGAGTGGAAATACAGCTGGTATAAGAAAGATAACACATTCTACCCCACAACACAggagttcagcttcagctcagttATAAATTATGACAGTGGTAAATACACCTGCAGAGGGAGGAGAAGCAGTGACTCTCAGAGATCAGAGAtcagtgatgctgttacactcactgtatcag ATGCAGCAGAGGCAGTAGTGAGTGTGTCTCCACTGCGCTGGCTGACTGAAGGAGACTCAGTGACTCTAAGCTGTGAGGTTAAACACTCCTCTACAGGCTGGACGTTCAGCTGGTACACAGAGGTTCCCTCCAGAGACAGTCAGGGTTCCCTCAGGTACAGTACAGTGCTCCTCtcagacagcagcagaggatCTGGAGGCTCCTACACTCTCAGTCCTGTTACTGTGaatcacagaggagtttatatGTGCAGCGCAGAGAGAGGAGAATCAGTCTTTCACACACAGTTCAGCAACCTACAGCCACTGTGGATCACTG gtgaatTTCCTCCAGTGTCTCTGATCATCAATCCCAGCAGAACTCAGCACTTTActgctgactctctctcactgagctgTGAGGACCAGAGGGACTCTACTGGATGGACAGCGagaagatacacacacagtgagagagtgtCTGATTGTTCATCAGTTTCAGGATCTACATGTAACATCAGCTTCCTCTCCACATCACACACTGGAGTTTACTGGTGTCAGTCTGAATCTGGAGGACGCAGTAATCCTGTCAACATCACAGTGCACC ATGGTCATGTGATCCTGGACAGTCCTGTCCATCCTGTGACTGAGGGACATCCTCTGACTTTACATTGTTTATCTCGCAACTCAAAGACTTCAGCTTCTGGTGTTGATTTCTATAAAGATGGTTCAGTCCTGCAGAAGAAGACTACAGGAGAGATGACCATCAGTACTGTCTCAAAGTCAGATGAAGGTTTCTACCACTGTAAACacccagagagaggagagtcacCGAAAAGCTGGGTTTCAGTCAGAG ACTCAGGGCCTGGATCCAGTATTGATATAGTATTTGTGGGACTGAgtttggccttgctgttcatCATCCTTTTACTGAtcctgttttggtggcacaaatcCTACAAAG GAAAGGACAGAGACGTACAGCAGAACAGCAATCAGACACCAGGCCAGAACCCGAGTCAGTCAGGAGCTGAGGATTCTCAGTCAGCATACACACCACTTCAGACCG GAAATGTACACATTTATGCCACTGTGGAGAACGCAAGTAAAA GTGACGCTGCAGCTGAACTCAGTGGGGCCATTTACACAAAGGTCATGAAGAAAAAGGAGCCACACAACAATAAAA ATGATGATGCTGGACCCAGTGACGTGACTTACACTGAGCTTGAACTCAagccacagaaaaaaacaaagaaaaatcaag TGAAGGCCAGTGTAGAGTATGAAACTGTTTACTCACAGCTGAAGCAGAACCCATAG